Proteins encoded together in one Salvelinus sp. IW2-2015 unplaced genomic scaffold, ASM291031v2 Un_scaffold2918, whole genome shotgun sequence window:
- the LOC111982567 gene encoding NADH dehydrogenase [ubiquinone] 1 beta subcomplex subunit 2, mitochondrial, which translates to MRKQHWGNREKTMSSLGRAMGVLRAGTQILTRGPQKIVTRKAGGGPHIEAQYRQFPQLTKSQTFQAELLSSAMWFWILWHCWHDPDAVMGHFPWPDASAWTDQELGIPADDEE; encoded by the exons ATGAGAAAACAACACTGGGGGAACAGAGAAAAAACGATGTCTTCTTTAGGAAGGGCCATGGGTGTCCTTAGGGCCGGGACGCAGATTCTTACACGTGGACCTCAGAAAATAGTAACCCGAAA AGCTGGTGGTGGACCACACATTGAGGCCCAGTACAGGCAATTCCCACAGCTCACCAAGAGCCAGACGTTCCAAGCAGAGCTCCTCAGCAGTGCCATGTGGTTCTGGATCCTGTGGCACTGCTGGCATGACCCAGATGCAGTGATG GGTCACTTCCCATGGCCTGATGCATCTGCATGGACAGACCAGGAACTGGGGATCCCAGCTGACGATGAGGAATGA